A section of the Capra hircus breed San Clemente chromosome 23, ASM170441v1, whole genome shotgun sequence genome encodes:
- the MDFI gene encoding myoD family inhibitor, which translates to MSQVSGQHPPHCDAPHGAPSAAPGPAQTPSLLPGLEVVTGSAHPVEAALEEGSLEEAAAPSMTQGNDPGAPQALDSTDLDVPIEAVTRQPQGNPLDCTPLVANGSGHPSELGGARRTGNGALGGPKAHRKLQTHPSLASQGSKKSKGSTKSAASQIPLQAQEDCCVHCILSCLFCEFLTLCNLVLDCATCGSCSSEDSCLCCCCCGSGECADCDLPCDLDCGILDACCESADCLEICMECCGLCFSS; encoded by the exons ATGTCCCAGGTGAGTGGCCAGCACCCCCCTCACTGCGACGCGCCCCATGGAGCCCCCAGCGCAGCCCCGGGCCCAG CCCAgaccccatccctcctccctggGCTGGAGGTAGTGACCGGATCTGCTCACCCCGTGGAGGCAGCGCTTGAGGAGGGCTCCCTGGAGGAAGCAGCGGCACCCTCCATGACCCAAGGCAATGACCCTGGGGCCCCCCAGGCCCTGGACAGCACTGACCTCGATGTCCCCATAGAAGCTGTGACAC GACAGCCCCAGgggaaccccttggactgcacccCACTAGTGGCGAATGGCTCTGGCCACCCCTCGGAGCTGGGCGGCGCCAGGCGGACGGGGAACGGTGCCCTGGGTGGCCCCAAGGCCCACCGGAAGTTGCAGACGCACCCATCTCTCGCTAGCCAGGGCAGTAAGAAGAGCAAGGGGAGCACCAAGTCCGCTGCCTCCCAGATTCCCCTCCAGGCGCAGGAAG ACTGCTGCGTCCACTGCATCCTGTCCTGCCTGTTCTGCGAGTTCCTGACGCTGTGCAACCTGGTCCTGGACTGCGCCACGTGCGGCTCCTGCAGCTCCGAGGACtcatgcctctgctgctgctgctgcggctccGGCGAGTGTGCCGACTGCGACCTGCCCTGCGACCTGGACTGCGGCATCCTGGACGCCTGCTGCGAGTCGGCCGACTGCCTGGAGATCTGCATGGAGTGCTGCggcctctgcttctcctcctga